A single genomic interval of Granulicella tundricola MP5ACTX9 harbors:
- the rlmB gene encoding 23S rRNA (guanosine(2251)-2'-O)-methyltransferase RlmB: MEVLYGLHPVEEAIRSGGRRLEYVLISRDRRDKGDDRLTKLVELCKLAGVRVSIEPKDQLTRVAGTDAHQGAVAAVRERQFLAIEDLLAAKGNFDKRFFLALDGVEDPHNLGALLRSADGAGVDGVVLPDRRSAPLSGVVAKTSAGASEHVKIARVTNLVRSLEQMKRANIWVLGLDERGTPDYTAFDFNSDCVLVLGSEGTGLHDLTKKTCDHLLRIPMAGSVSSLNVSVAGAVVMYEALRQRSQPLPSALKPVKPRKGLGS; the protein is encoded by the coding sequence ATGGAAGTTCTTTATGGTCTGCACCCAGTGGAGGAGGCGATTCGCTCCGGCGGGCGGCGGCTTGAATACGTACTTATCTCCCGTGATCGCCGCGATAAGGGGGACGATCGGCTGACGAAGCTGGTTGAACTCTGCAAGTTGGCAGGCGTCCGCGTGTCTATCGAGCCGAAGGATCAACTGACGCGTGTGGCGGGAACGGATGCGCATCAGGGAGCGGTCGCGGCGGTTCGGGAGCGGCAGTTTCTCGCGATCGAGGATTTGCTTGCAGCCAAAGGCAACTTCGATAAGCGCTTTTTTCTCGCGCTCGATGGAGTGGAAGACCCGCATAATCTCGGGGCTTTGCTGCGGTCTGCGGATGGAGCCGGGGTGGATGGCGTAGTGCTACCGGACCGGCGATCCGCGCCGCTCTCAGGCGTCGTGGCGAAGACCAGCGCAGGTGCGAGCGAGCATGTGAAGATTGCGCGTGTGACAAACCTCGTACGGTCGCTGGAGCAGATGAAGAGGGCGAATATATGGGTGCTGGGACTCGATGAGCGTGGGACGCCCGATTACACAGCCTTCGATTTCAATAGCGATTGTGTCCTGGTGCTTGGGTCTGAGGGTACTGGACTGCACGATCTGACGAAGAAGACGTGCGACCACCTGCTAAGGATTCCCATGGCGGGTAGCGTGTCCTCGTTGAATGTGTCGGTGGCGGGGGCGGTCGTGATGTATGAGGCTCTGCGGCAGCGGAGTCAGCCTTTGCCTTCCGCGCTTAAGCCGGTGAAGCCGCGCAAGGGGCTAGGCTCTTGA